In Arvicanthis niloticus isolate mArvNil1 chromosome 16, mArvNil1.pat.X, whole genome shotgun sequence, the sequence GATGGGGtcaacaattaatttttttttttgatgaatgtTCTATACCTTGGGCTCTGGAAAACATTTGCTAGAGGTAAAAATCTAAAGCTGCTTATTATTGCCTTTTTCTCTCATTCCCAGGAATCATGGATCATGTCAACTACACTTGGACCCAGACTTTCATCCTTGCTGGTTTCACTACCTCTGGCACCAGGCAACACCTTGCAATTTTTGGGACCCTGTGCATCTATCTCCTCACACTTGCAGGGAATTTGTTTATCATTGTCTTGGTTCAGGTAGATTCAGGGCTGTCCACTCCCATGTACTTCTTTATCAGTGTCCTCTCCTTCCTGGAACTCTGGTATGTCAGCACTACAGTGCCTACCTTGCTGCATACCCTGCTCCATGGACCTTCAACCATCCAATCAGCTGCATGTTTCGTCCAGCTGTATGTCTTCCACTCCTTGGGCATGACTGAATGCTACCTGCTAGGTGTCATGGCACTGGACCGCTACCTTGCTATCTGTCGCCCACTGCACTACCATGCACTCATAAGCAGACAGGTGCAGATACAGCTAGTTGCGATTACATGGGTGGCTGGCTTTTCAGCTGCCCTGGTGCCTCTGGGTCTCACTGCCACTTTACCCTATTGTTTGAAAGAGGTAGCCCATTACTTTTGTGACCTGGAACCTGTAATGCAGTTGGCATGTGTGGATACTAGCTGGCATGCTCGAGTTTATATTGCAGTTATTGGCATGATCAATACATGCAATCTTGTTTTcatcttgggtctctatggaggTATCGTGAAAGCTGTGCTGAGGCTGCCTTCAGCTGCTAGCCGTGCCAAAGCCTTTTCCACATGTTCCTCCCATATAACCGTGGTGACACTATTCTTTGGCTCTGCCTTCATTGTCTATGTAGGGCCACCAGAGATTCGAGCTGAGGGCAGAGATAAGTTTATTGCCTTGGTATATACTTTGTTCACGCCTTTCTTCAACCCTATTATTTATACTCTTCGAAATAAGGAAGTGAAAGAGGCTTTTAAGAGGGTCACACAGAGGGTTAAGGGTATGCTGAATTGACTTTGAAATTCTATAGGTCTGTAATTCACCATTTATAAAGTGTAGGATTTAGCGAGATAGTGATGTAAATCATTAAGTAATTGTTTCAAcagtatttaaaaatttcaactcAAGCAGTCTTTGATTAGGACGAATCAAAAAAGGTTGTAGGAGAAATATTGTCCCTGAATGTTCCaatgtgggagtgggtgaggaCACAGattagaagaggaagaaaaaactgAAGTCCATCTTTTTCAGACAGACAGAACTTAGcaagaaaatgaaatgtgttAATTTCTAGAATCCAGGCTGGCTATGGGTTTGCATTAAAGACTGGATTTTTGGAGAAAGACCCAGAAGATATTGAAATTAGTTAAAGATGTGGGAAGAGCACATTGGGCAAATGTTGCGTTGGAGACCAGTGAGCTATGAAAACAGAACACAAAGGTACATGAAGTTCAATACTCTTGAGCAATATTGTGATGCAATATGTTGGAAGTCAGTGTTTTCCTCTAATATGAAAGAGAATGTGATGGGAAACAAATGTGCctaggcaaatggcagtttaaAGAATTATAGAATTGCACTCTGAATTCAGGCAACCAGGAAACATTGTGGGTGCAGCCTGTTTGTGAAGAACTGGCCTTTTGAACCATGCAGAGACATAAAGGCAGAAGTAAGAATGCTTTCAGCTCCCTGTTTTCATGAAGCCTAtggctttgttttattctattttcaataatctcatacatacatgtaattttttaaaaaagatatccatttgtcatttttttctctccagttcTGCCCTATCTCCCACCACCACTTTTCCTTCCCAGCTTTAtctgtttttaatgtattttaattttttatttgaatatttcataCAATGTACTTTTTTGTTACCTTCTTCCTGGACTCCTCACTGATTCTCCTCACCTCTCGACCCCaaatatctatctctctctctctctctctctctctctctctctctctctctctttctctctctctcaatctgtttctctgtctctttctccttcccctccctccctctctcctctctctctttctctctctccctccctctcccactccctttctctttcactctcttccCCCTCTATCACTTCCTTCAGCCTTGGTTCTTCTTATGCCTTTTCTACAC encodes:
- the LOC117722017 gene encoding olfactory receptor 6N2-like is translated as MDHVNYTWTQTFILAGFTTSGTRQHLAIFGTLCIYLLTLAGNLFIIVLVQVDSGLSTPMYFFISVLSFLELWYVSTTVPTLLHTLLHGPSTIQSAACFVQLYVFHSLGMTECYLLGVMALDRYLAICRPLHYHALISRQVQIQLVAITWVAGFSAALVPLGLTATLPYCLKEVAHYFCDLEPVMQLACVDTSWHARVYIAVIGMINTCNLVFILGLYGGIVKAVLRLPSAASRAKAFSTCSSHITVVTLFFGSAFIVYVGPPEIRAEGRDKFIALVYTLFTPFFNPIIYTLRNKEVKEAFKRVTQRVKGMLN